The Salmo trutta chromosome 27, fSalTru1.1, whole genome shotgun sequence genome includes the window ggagaggggagaggggagaggggagaggggagaggggagacagacacagagagatgatCAAGGTTAGACCACCATACAGCTAGTCTGTGAGTCAGTAATCATACATAAATACTAAACACAGCAGCAATGGGTCTGCTCAACATGGTAAAGAAGACATATTGTACAGACAGAGCTAAtcattcaaacaaacacatgtCTTGTACCCTCCACATGCTAGTAGATTATTCCCTGAAGCAGAGCACCACTCACCCCACAGCAATGAAGAGGATGAAGGTGAAGAGTAGGCCACACAGAGACACTCCACAGCCAATGAACGTCATCACCTGGAGGGCTTTTTCATTCTCTGGactcctctgacacacacacacacacaggtatttaTCAGAAACTATACTGACTATAAGTGTCTGTTGACTATTCTCTATTGAGTGCACTATTTCACAATGTGGAATGTGAGGACTTGTGGAGGATATAATGGACCTTTACCTGGACTTCATAGACTTGCATCAGCAGGGCAAAGTTGGTGGTGTGGTTGCAGAAGCAGACAGTGGAGTCGTATTGTTTAGAGATGACCTCACATCCTCTAGTAGACCACCACCCCCCTGCCTCTGGCCTAGAGGAGGACAACAGTTTACACTTTCATCGCATTTTATGGTAACCTTTACACTAATGAATCAAACACTGATTTCTATTGATGTAATGGCAGAACATGTGCTGTCATTATACTCACATCAGATCAAAGTCCCAGAATGCACAGACTGGGTCATACACGGTACCTACAGGACTCTAAAGGAATCAATGGTACAGGACATCCTTTCACACTTACAGTAAAGGACAGACTTATGGAGGAGAACAAGGGGCATATATCATATTCTCTGTGAGCGAGGCATAGGTATATAGTGTATAGAGGAATATATTCCATGTGAGTGTGAGACTAACCTGAGCTCTGTGTTGGAGCTGGAAGCGTACAGCCATGCTGACAGGCTGTCCGTCACCCAGGACTGTAGTAGAGATGACAGAAGAGCCCAGGATGGTGCCCAGGTACCTGACACACAAAGCACAGCACAGGCCATATGGGGACAGTCACACATAAGGCTGGATATCAACACTGGCTTATGCTCAGTAGGCACTAATGGAAAAAAGTCTTAATGGAAAATGAAAATTAATGTTCTTAATGGACTGATTCATATCTACAGTAATTCAAAAAAAAGACTTGTCCTCTTTCAAGTTATTTCTTCTCATTTCGTGCCTACTCAGTGTCACCCTGGTCTAAAACAGTTCAGAGTTCTCGTCTTCCCTACCTTTGGATGCCATCGGTGACGATGGGAAACATGGTGATGTTCTCCTCTGAGTTGAAGAGAGGCCGCAGGGAACTGTACCACGTGTTGACCACAGTCACCATCTGGAAGCCTGCTCATATAACATCCACataaacaacaacatcaacatccaCATAAACAACAACATCCACATAAACATCAACATCCACATAAACAACAACATCCACATAAACATCAACATCCACATAAACATCAACATCCACataaacaacaacatcaacatccaCATAAACAACAACATCCACATAAACATCAACATCCACATAAACAACAACAtctacataaacaacaacatcaacatccaCATAAACATCAACATCCACATAAACTTAAACAACAACCACATCAACATCCACATAAACAACAACATCCACATAAACATAAACAACAACCACATAAACATCAACATCCACATAAACAACAACATccacataaacaaacaacaaccacaTCAACATCCACATAAACAACAACATCCACATAAACATAAACAACAACCACATAAACATCAACATCCACATAAACAACAACATCCACATAAACAACAACAtccacataaacaacaacaacatcaacatccacataaacaacaacatcaacaacatcaacattcACATGAACAACAACATCCACataaacaacaacatcaacattcACATCCACATagacaacaacatcaacatccacataaacaacatcaacatccacatccacatagacaacaacatcaacatccaCATAAACAATAACATCAACATCCACATAAACAATAACATCAACATCCACATAAACAACACTTCTAAGAACACTAGACAGTTTAAAAATGCAGCACAAAGTGGAAACACAGAGCAATGTTATGTTTCACAATAGCCAGCTAATATAGATTGTGAATAGTTGTATGAAGTCAAGTGGTACTACAAATGGATGAAAACATACTGTCTGTACCATGCATTGACACGTGTGTACCAGTACATACACTAAgaacagctgctctttccatgacatagactgaccaggtgaatccaagtgaaactatgatcccttattgatgtcacttgttaaatccacttcaatcagtgtagatgaaggtaaggagacaggttaaagaaggatttttaagccttgagacaactaagacatggattgtgtatgtgtgccgttcgttcattcagagggtgaatgggcaagacaaaagatttaagtgccattgaacggggtattgtagtaggtgccaggctcactggtttgtgtcaagaactgcaacactgctgggtttttcacgctcaacagtttcttgtgtgtatcaagaatggtccacctacccaaaggacatccagccaacttgacacaactgtgggaagcattggagtcaacatgggccagcatccctgtggaacgctttcaacaccttgtagtgtccatgccctgacgaaatgaggctgttctgagggcaaacatGGGGGGGTGCAacttgcaactcaatattaggaatgtgttcttcatgttttgtatactcagtgttcAAACAGTGCTTGATAAATTCTTGGTATGTATTTTAAAATCCTGCTTCACTACTGTAGGTGTTTTTACTGTTAGAGGAATGCATGGTTGAGACTGTAAAGTAGTCGGCTGGCTATGATTGAAGGAGTGCATATTCTCATCTAGACACAGTACAGCTACAGACAGCACAGTTACAGACAGTACAGCGCTCTCAGGGATGTCTCTCACCGTTGTCATGGAGATCCTGCATGTTCTGTGTGGGGACTGAGATGCAGTCTATGTTGGTGTCGCTGTCCACCACTGGACCACAGAACTTAGACCCGCTAGATTCCTCTTCCAGACTCTGCTGCTGGACCTCCAGCTCTGAATGACATAAATAACTATTCTCAGTGGAATTAACTATAGGAAGAGGAATGGTTGTAGTCACAGCAGCACATCCAACAAAAAGTGCTAATGAGTAAACATGCAAAGGACAGAAAGGTCTGTACACTGTATGCTCCTACATGCTACCACCTGTGACCTGATGAAGACAGGTCCACTGTGGATAGGAAGGTTGACATTAAAGGTGGTATAAGGAGCATACATAGTGTAGTGGGCAGGCCTAGCTGTCATTTTTGTATTATAGTAAGAGGAACAGCTAAGTGCTCCATAGCGGTTGGTAAATTCCGTTATATTGTAGCAAGATGCCTGTGTTAGGCAATGGTAGGTCTAGAAGAACAAAGGAAAGAACGAGTATGAAGCTCATGTCGCGGGGTCCAAATAAGGTCCAGGTTTTCTCTGAATAGCAGTAGATGCAtgacccacatgaaaaaatacgaTATTATAAACTGTCACGTCCTAACCATGGTaatctgttattttctatggtagagttggtcagggcgtgacaggggggtttagtctatgtgttctatttctatgttgttaggttctagtttttgtaatTCTATGATGTTTTTtttgatgatctccaattagaggcagctggtcctcgttgtctctaattggagatcatacttaagttaggtttttttctacctgggttttgtgggtgattatttttgagtagtgtttgtttcacctctgcatcacggtttgttgttttgtttattcagtttattcaTGTATTGCATCatttcacagattaaataaaatgtggaacgacacacacgctgcactttggtcctcttctctTTATGTCAACCGTGACATTAACAGGGTGGTTccaaccctgaatgctgattggctgactgccgtataccacgggtatgacaaaacatctATTTTGGCTATTCGAATtatattggtaaccagtttataatagcaataaggcacctcgggggtttgtggtatatggccaatataccactgctaagggctgtatccaggcactccgcgttgcctCGTACATAAGAACAGACCTTAGCTGTGAtaaattggccatataccacaccccctcgtgcttTTTTGCTTAAGTATACTATAActactacagtattcactgtagtgcttttgtggactttactgtagtattcactgtagtgtttttgcaaacTAAAGTCAGCAAAAAGTATTTACTGTagcatactgtagtatttactctTTACTATAGTATAAATAATGTAGTAAAGGAAAACTATAGTATGTAGTAATTAATGTGGTGTTTTTGCAGATTGTACTATAGTGTATTATTTACTGTTGTGTTTCTgctgacatgactgtagtatttactatagtgtttttgttttattatctttgacatagaagtacAGGCTCTGTCcttcaggaaacctactggagtAATACTAAAAGAGCAACATGTCCAGAACCTGTAGGTAGTTTGGTACTGTAGGTAGGCAGGACTGGGGTCTGAGCAGATAGTTGAAGCGTCTGCTCCTTTCTATAACCTGTACGTAAtacaatatatggtctatacttggcatgtaggtttctcacttatgggtggcacaaattgggatatggggtggggaatgggcagggtacaGTATGTGCTAATTAGTATAGTATtccacagtatactacagtttactacataaTTCTATACTAGGTACTGTAATATTCTATAGTATACTTTAATATTTTTTATGTGGGTACACAAAGCAATATCGAACCAATAAAAATATTAAGTGACTAATTCTGAATTAGCCACTGGAAGATGTTATCGGTTCAATATTGCTTTGTGTAGTATGTCTGTCCACTCTCTCAGCCTTTCAAAAGCACACagaacacactgtaacagtctagAGAATGTACTGTACTAAGTGACTTACTGATGCTGGAGCTGTGAATGAGCAGATGGTCAGTTTCTGCCATCAGCCGAGTGCTCAGACTGGTCACCATGCGGTCAATACTCTTGACCACAGTCATCGGTCCACTCACCACCTGGGGCACAGGGCAGGGATAAGGGTATGGGGTTCATCATAGCAATATACTGGTCATTGGTAGGGCCCTGACCACGTGACCTGACCAGGATATTAAGCCTATAACTAGGACACAGAGTTTGGTCAGCTGGTTACGAGACTCCTGGCTGTAGTTATTGGAGAAGAGCAGACACATGGAGTGAAGCAGTGTTACGTGGGTGAGGAAAGCAACAGTGTTTCAGTCCTCTAGCTGCTCTAATACATTCAGTCTGGCTGTGCTGCTGTAACCTTGACAGGTAGAAAGGCCTGGGAGAGGGGAGGTGGGTGAAGCGGGGGAGGCGAGCGCTGCATCAATATGAACACATCATATGGCTACCACTAGGATACATAGACATATAGTATACATGTTCTACGTAATTGTTTTGGGTGGGTCTGTTAACCATAATAGCACACAGTGCTTCCTTTAAAGAACATTCAATATTGTCTTTGTTGGATATTAAATAAAAATTGTTCAGAGATCATAATAGTCTGTGAAAATGTGCTGCAGCAATATATAAATTAGACCTGTTTATTGTTACACTAGATATTAATGGATTTAGAGAAGATTACATTTAGTGTATGTGCAATTAAGCTTTATCAAGATTCAGCCTTATGTGTTCTGTACATGTACACTAACTAATTAAGCCAAGCGTAACCATTCATTTGTATACATTCACAGTATACATCTTACTGCCCTCTAGTGGAGATATGATAAAATCATACTCCAGTAGTCATGTCTACGTTCTTAACACCTTGTCTCTGCCTCCTGTTCCCAGTCATTGTTGTAGCTTGCCACTCTggtacctgatgtaaacagggcTTCGTAAATCACTTTAAATAATTGATTGATACCTGTTTGATGGCCTGCCACTTGGGGACGTTGTCCTGGCTGATGATGCTGTCAGCCACAGTGATGAAGGTGTGGCTGAGCTCCCCAGCGCTGTTGGTGGCCTGGCTGTGGTTCCCCTCTGTGGCCATGTCTGTGGGCACGTCTGCAGCCCGCACCAGCAGTTGGACCAGGGACAGCATGTCTCCAGGCTGTAGCCCCTCCTTGGTGTCTTCCAGGGCCTGCCTGGACATGTTGAGCAGACTGGACACCTGACCCCAGCTCATCTGGCCCCCTGACTGCTCCCCAATCACACCCTCCACACcctgatgaacacacacacatgcacacacacacacacacacgcaaatacaCACAAAGAGCAGAGGATGTAAAGGAAATCAAAAACTGTAGTTCAAAGAAAATTGGACATCATTTTCTGACAGAACAAAGATAAATTGCTGTGTCAAGTTAAATAAGTTAGAGATCAATCATAAATGTCCTAATCCTGACAGGCAACCAGTGATTTATAGTAATCAGTCTTTACCTGTGTTCCATTGGAGAGCTGCATGAGGTGGTTCATGAAGGGACTGGGATGGGAGCTCTGAAACTCACTCAACCCCTTCATCTTAACATAGCGCTCTGTAACAGAGAGCCATGTGTCACAAACAGTCCATGGTTCCTCTCTGATGTTTTGTTAGGGTATTTAGTTACAAACCTTGTACAGAGTCACAACGATTCATGTTCAGTCATTTCCCCTAATGTGACGCTAAATTCATTTCAGATATATACATGTTATTGTTGTACAGTAAAGAGTCATGTAGTAAGTACTGTGATAGCCATGTTTGTTACAGTATGTAAGTAATGGTCTAGGCCTATGTAGTGGCGGTTTAGGTAGTGGTTGACTCACCCCTGCTGGTCCTGCAGATGAAGGGGAGTGTGGTGGAGCAGTCTGCAGAGCTGTACAAGGGTAGCTGTTGGCTAGACCAGCCCTCTAGAGCCCTGCAGCCCTGCATCTCCCTCTGCCTGTGGACCcctgcaacacaacacacagacacacagcatgaGACAGCTCCAGTAACTACATAATCAGTTTATTGTTCTACTAAAGTTCATGgaaatacatttaaatgacttATTTGCGTCAAGTGAGCTCTTGATTTTGTGACACCTTTGTTTACTCCATGGTCCTCTAAGTACTTGGTTTAATTTAGCATGCTGTAGCATAACATGTTTTCAATCTAAAGCAATTTACATGTATAAGTAAAATACTATCATATTTTCATGTTCATATTCAACAACCTTTGAAAAACACGGACAATTCCTTGCAATTATTTTAACCATGTTTGCCATTTTTACTGAGAATGGCTGCCAACAAAAAGCCAGTCAACTTGTTACTCACAGAAATGGAATTCCTTCTTTTTCCTGGCGGTTAAACGTTTTGTTGCTTTTCACTATTGAGTAGAGCTCCATTCTCTTCGTAAAGCACAGACCTCATACTTGCGTGAATCCCCCTCCTCTGCCCTCCACATGGCCTTTAGCCAGTGAACCACGCTAACCAGTTTCCTCTCCCCCATGACTCTCTCTCAGACAGACATACTGGATGTGTTCAGGCAGACAGCCACTGGTTTAACTGGCTTCTTTTGAGGTAGATCACCCAGAACGATTCAACAACCAACTGACAGGGGACTGGGAACAATCACCACTGCCTCAGTATTGGATTAGTAATAGCTACGGATTGATCTGGAAGAAGGACAATTGGGTTGCAATAGAAAGCTCTATAAAGGTACCATATCAGAATTAAAAAGCTATGTGAAAGAAACAAAATACCTACATTCTGATTTTAAATCTGCAGGAGGCCACCCAAATAATGCATTGTGAATTTTGTGTGTGAACAAATCCTTCTTCAATGGAAAGTAGGCTACCTAACTAGGACCAAGAGACCGCAAAGGGCATGTGAAACAAAATGGCTGACAGTACATTTAAATGGCCAAGATTCAACTGCTAAGATGACAATTAAACCAAACAAAAAATATATCAACCTGGAATCAAAAGCACTGATAAAAAGCACATCCAATAAAGATCAGATTATGGCTATATTTTATGTAGGGATCTCTCATTGTTGTGTGAGTGTTGGTGCAGTCTCACCTGGACAGAACAGACTGGCTGACACCTCTCTTACCACTGGATGACGGGTCATATTATCAATACTCCAGGTAAAGATAGCTTGCTGGGTCAAAGGCGAGCAGCCGTCCAGGGCACGGAACTGCCTCTGCTCCAAGGATGTGTCCCAGACATTCAGATCTGTGATATTCCCTACGAAGGGTTCAGTGAAGTTCCCTCCAAATGAGTCCTGGTCCTGCCCCAGGATAAGTATGCCCTCTCCATGTATGTCCCTGGGGGTGTCAGTCCTGGAGCCCATGGCCCCTTTCTCCCCGTCCACATAGATGGCCCAGTGGCCGTCAGCCTTGCGCCAGGTAACACAGAGGTGGTGCCAGGCCCCATCGTTGAGGAAGGAGGCCTTGTAGGGGAGGTGCTGCCCGTGGACAATGAGCGCCAGTAGTATGCGTCCTGTTCTGTCCACCTGCCCGCGCAGCTGGAACTCATTGGTGAAGACAGGTGCGGCGTAGGAGTACATGGTGGACACCTGGTCCCACTGGGGGTCCCACTGCACGCGGACACACACGCTCACCGCTGGTAGGGCCGGAAACATCATGTTGACACGGCCATAGCCCTCCTGAGAATCCCTGGGAAAGTTCAGGGCTTGGAAGAGCATGTCTAACAGGTAGagacagaagaagatcatcactCTCTATGCTGGCCTTGATCACAACACAACGCCAAGGTTTCGATCATCATTTATAGACAACTTGATAGAGTGGAAGAGATAAATGCAATATGGCATCAAGACATAGCTGCTGTAGTTGCTAAACTCACACTGTTTGGCTAGTGCCAGAGGCCTGCTTGTTGGTCTGTTGGGGTCCCTGACCCACATGGGTCCATGCAGGCCTGCCCGCCTCTGGAGCTCCAGGGTTCCCTCCTCGTCTTCAGGCTGGCCCAGGGTGGTGAGGGAGCTGAACTGGCCGCTGCAGAAGCTCTCTGCCTGGGAGAGGTCCAGGGATACGTTGACCAGCTGGAACACCCAGTCTGATGTTTGATGGACCAGACTGCCCTCTGTCATTATGACCACAAAACCACAAATAGGCATGGATCACACTTTACAGGAACACCTCTATCATCTCTTTAAGCAAATCTCTATGGAAACAACAGGGAAATGACATGATATCCTAAAGACATTCTAGCATCATACATCAGGTTGTAAGAGTTGCTGCCATGGTATTGAAAGTGATTGACAGTTCCAGAACTCACCGCCTGAGTCCATCTCTCCTTTGTCTGGCCCCGGCTGTGTTGGCTCACATTCACACAGCACCTACAATAGAGGAAACATTTACTCTGCTTTATTCTGTTGGCTAGGGCATAGACATATAATATCCTTGATATGTACTTATTCAATGAACTCAGTATAGAAACAAGCAGAACCATGGAGTCAAATGAATAGTTGTGTTTAGCCTATGAAACGTATCAGACCTACCAATAAAATCATTAATTTCTACGGTAAAACGCTGAAAACAATGAATGGATTCATATTCCACATAATTTCATTTTATATATAAGAAAGGAATAGACATTACCACTATGCAACAGAGCAGAAGCCCAGACAGGAGGGCTCCAGTCATCTCTATGTCTCAGTGTTCCACAGCTGAAACAAAACACAATGCTAACTGGTCTCTGCCTCTCAGGAGACACTTAGGTTTCTTCAATGGATCATACTGTAGCCTCTATTCATATCAAAGACCAATACACCTCTGTTCAACAATACAATGACTAACACAGT containing:
- the adgrd2 gene encoding adhesion G-protein coupled receptor D2 isoform X1 is translated as MTGALLSGLLLCCIVVLCECEPTQPGPDKGEMDSGEGSLVHQTSDWVFQLVNVSLDLSQAESFCSGQFSSLTTLGQPEDEEGTLELQRRAGLHGPMWVRDPNRPTSRPLALAKQYMLFQALNFPRDSQEGYGRVNMMFPALPAVSVCVRVQWDPQWDQVSTMYSYAAPVFTNEFQLRGQVDRTGRILLALIVHGQHLPYKASFLNDGAWHHLCVTWRKADGHWAIYVDGEKGAMGSRTDTPRDIHGEGILILGQDQDSFGGNFTEPFVGNITDLNVWDTSLEQRQFRALDGCSPLTQQAIFTWSIDNMTRHPVVREVSASLFCPGVHRQREMQGCRALEGWSSQQLPLYSSADCSTTLPFICRTSRERYVKMKGLSEFQSSHPSPFMNHLMQLSNGTQGVEGVIGEQSGGQMSWGQVSSLLNMSRQALEDTKEGLQPGDMLSLVQLLVRAADVPTDMATEGNHSQATNSAGELSHTFITVADSIISQDNVPKWQAIKQVVSGPMTVVKSIDRMVTSLSTRLMAETDHLLIHSSSIKLEVQQQSLEEESSGSKFCGPVVDSDTNIDCISVPTQNMQDLHDNGFQMVTVVNTWYSSLRPLFNSEENITMFPIVTDGIQRYLGTILGSSVISTTVLGDGQPVSMAVRFQLQHRAQSPVGTVYDPVCAFWDFDLMPEAGGWWSTRGCEVISKQYDSTVCFCNHTTNFALLMQVYEVQRSPENEKALQVMTFIGCGVSLCGLLFTFILFIAVGVPKSDRTTVHKNLIVALGIAELLLMCSDWASANEGACLVVTALLHFFFMASFSWMLVEGLLLWSKVVSVNISEDRRMKMYYSIGWGLPVVIVGVTLTISLDKYKADNHCWLNVETDMIWAFVGPVLFILVVNAVVLCRVVIVTVSSARRRAKMLTPSSASKLHTFDLTWAVTRPVLILLPVLGLTWLCGVLVHLSMMVAYVFIALNAFQGLYIFLVYAVYNSEVRNAIKRIKEKRKALSFTNCSQPISFLPSQRSPAQTWTHSLPPPSSPETSDISGPGSTTSTSLVIKSESFGKESRFSLKPASGNQAADGMFGIGHKGTFII
- the adgrd2 gene encoding adhesion G-protein coupled receptor D2 isoform X2, which encodes MTGALLSGLLLCCIVVLCECEPTQPGPDKGEMDSGEGSLVHQTSDWVFQLVNVSLDLSQAESFCSGQFSSLTTLGQPEDEEGTLELQRRAGLHGPMWVRDPNRPTSRPLALAKQYMLFQALNFPRDSQEGYGRVNMMFPALPAVSVCVRVQWDPQWDQVSTMYSYAAPVFTNEFQLRGQVDRTGRILLALIVHGQHLPYKASFLNDGAWHHLCVTWRKADGHWAIYVDGEKGAMGSRTDTPRDIHGEGILILGQDQDSFGGNFTEPFVGNITDLNVWDTSLEQRQFRALDGCSPLTQQAIFTWSIDNMTRHPVVREVSASLFCPGVHRQREMQGCRALEGWSSQQLPLYSSADCSTTLPFICRTSRERYVKMKGLSEFQSSHPSPFMNHLMQLSNGTQGVEGVIGEQSGGQMSWGQVSSLLNMSRQALEDTKEGLQPGDMLSLVQLLVRAADVPTDMATEGNHSQATNSAGELSHTFITVADSIISQDNVPKWQAIKQVVSGPMTVVKSIDRMVTSLSTRLMAETDHLLIHSSSIKLEVQQQSLEEESSGSKFCGPVVDSDTNIDCISVPTQNMQDLHDNGFQMVTVVNTWYSSLRPLFNSEENITMFPIVTDGIQRYLGTILGSSVISTTVLGDGQPVSMAVRFQLQHRAQSPVGTVYDPVCAFWDFDLMPEAGGWWSTRGCEVISKQYDSTVCFCNHTTNFALLMQVYEVQRSPENEKALQVMTFIGCGVSLCGLLFTFILFIAVGVPKSDRTTVHKNLIVALGIAELLLMCSDWASANEGACLVVTALLHFFFMASFSWMLVEGLLLWSKVVSVNISEDRRMKMYYSIGWGLPVVIVGVTLTISLDKYKADNHCWLNVETDMIWAFVGPVLFILVVNAVVLCRVVIVTVSSARRRAKMLTPSSASKLHTFDLTWAVTRPVLILLPVLGLTWLCGVLVHLSMMVAYVFIALNAFQGLYIFLVYAVYNSEVRNAIKRIKEKRKALSFTNCSQPISFLPSQRSPAQTWTHSLPPPSSPETSDISGPGSTTSTSLVIKSESFGKESRFSLKPASGNQVVQLTAFKPSGC